The Methanocella arvoryzae MRE50 DNA window TTATCATCCATGATAATGCCCGTTATATTATATGGCAGGGCATTTCCTGCTGTGCCGCCGTCTGTCGTCGTGCTATTATTTGTCCCTGAGGCGCTGTCTGCCTGGTCCGGCCCGGGTGTCGCGCCGGGCGTAGCACTGCCTGACGGTATCGGTGTTACGGTTGCCGATGGCCCGGTCGTGGGTGAAATCGTGGCCGTGGCCACCGGAGTAGCAGTCGGCGTCGGCGTAGCCTTATTGATCATGTCCCTGCCAATCATCAGGGCACCGGCCGGAGCAGGACTTAAGCCTCTGGCACTATACTGGCCCGAGTCATGTACGCCGGAGAACGTGATAGAAGTCTGGACTGAGCCGGACGACCCCTGGTTGACGTTGACCGTCTTGAACGTATCGATCACGCCGCCCGTGCCCGAGTCCATCGTGTCAGAGTCGATCGCCGTGCCAGCTTTTACATGCCGGTGATCCAGGAAACCCTTATTCATCCACGGATCGTAAGGGACCCAGCCTTTCTGGGGGTAGTATACTTCTACCCACGCGTGCAGTTCTTTGCCCCACCGGAAGGTGGCGTAGCCAGTCGTCCCTGAGATCGAAAAAGGTGCGGTGATCTGTTCGTCGCTGACGATGCCGTTCACGTACCGGGCGGGAATGTTTTCAGCCCTTAGCAAAGCCAGTGCCAGGTTGGCCCGGTTGACGCAGGTGCCATAGTCGTGGTTCAGCGACCATACGGCATCTTTAGAGCCCGGTGATGCCTGATTCGGTATCTTCGTCCGGACGAAGTTCATGATCCTGTCTACCGCTTCGGCCTGAGTCTCAGAGCCTCTCGTGAGCTCATCGGCTTTCGAGATGATGGCGCTGTCAGAAGACTGGACCAGAGGCGTGCTTTGCAGGTACTGGCTCATTCCCGAAGTGCTGACCGGGAACGGATCGCTGAACGTCTCAGGACCCGGATTTCCGGTGCTGGTGACGTCGAACTCAGTTTTTACGACAATCTGCTTATTACCCTTGAAGCCGTCAAGGCTCCACTCGTATATCCTGTAGTGATTGCCAAACGTGTCGGTCATCTCTTCCGAGACGGACGTCGGTGGCTGGTCAGGGGTAATCCGGAAATTGCTGATCGTCTGGGAGAAGCCGTTGACACTGTCCGATCTGTAAACTGGCGCATAATATACGATTTTGGCGCCGTTGATCGCCGTGCAGTCCAGGTTATAAGCGTTGAAGGTATCTGTCAGGGTGACGTGGGCGCTGGAACTTACAGAACCGCTTACAATAATTGTCCCGGAAAGAGACTCTGCATCGGCTTGATGCGTCGTCAGCCAGTATGCCGGCGTTATTAGGCATAAAATTAGAATAAATGATGTCAGCCTTTTGACTGGCTGTAGTTTTTTCGTTTTGTCACTGTACCCCTCTTCAGCCTTTGAAGCGCTTGAGCTGGGTCTCGATCGTGTTGGCGATCTCCTCTGGCAGTGTCCTGCCCTGGCCGTCCACCGCCGCTACCTGCAGGTTCAGGTTGCCGTCTACCGTGGCCCGGACGAGAAACACGTCGTTTTGCAGCACTCCTTTGTTAAAATTTTTATCGAAATAAGAGTACTTGACCGTAAACCGGAAATCAACCATACCGTGATGCTGGACGGTCGGCAATACTGCCGCCAGGTTCTGCGGTGTCAGCGGCAGAAAATCCATCCTCTTTTCCGAGATTTCTACGGCCACTTCCCGCTTCGCCCTGACCATGTTCTGGTGAGCCCCGATATCCGGCCCCGGGGTCTCGAACTCCGACGAGCCGGTCTTTCCGTGGATGCCCGCCACTGCCTTGATCAGGTATCTCAGGTCAGCGCTGTACCCGTAGTTCCGCTCGAAGTCTATCTCCGCCGGAAAATGGTAGTGAATCCGTTCCATAATGAGACGTTCTCCTTCCCCTGCTTAATATAAGCCTTGGGATTGCTGCCAGATATATTTTTTGTCAGTCCGGCGGTAGCCTGCAGGCCTTAACCGCTTGTATAGCAGCCGAAAGAAGTTTTTTTCGTGACGTCCACAGCCATGCCAGTACTTTTCCGCATGAATCACTGGTCAGAATATTTGTACATTCAGGTCGTGAGTGGATGAGATCACCATGATGCGGATTGTAGAACTGGTGCCAGAAGAAGAGTTCACCGACCTCGGAAAGCTAAAAGCCTTCTACGCCAGCACCATCGTCCAGTGCCTTTCAACCATGGGGTACTCTGCATCGCACGTCGACCAGAGCGAATACTACAGCTACGAGCGAAAGATCATCCTGGATACCGATGCCCCGGGCAAAATCGTCGATCAGGTGATCAGCGATCCCGATATCCGGGCGAAAGAAGCGTTTTGCGTACTTGTCAAATAAGCACGGCAGCCGGCCATTTTATCTATGGCACGCATATCTGACGAATGAGCGGGCGGTGGAATCTTCCCGTACCAACCCTTTTATATGATCGCCGCACTTTTTCTGGAGGGTTTAAACATGGTAGATACAGCCGGCCTTGGGGCCATGATTGTACTTATACTGCTTATCCTGATCGCTCTGGCAATCATTCTCTGGCTCCTCAACCCTAAAGACAGGCATATAGAGGCTAAACAGGTCAACTCGACCCCGGTACCCTTCGATGACGGCCAGTTCATGGAGGCTTTCGTGAAGCCGATCTACGAAGACGGCCTGGAGCACCTGGAGAACGCCGTAGACTCTATCCGCAGCGGCTTCGACATCTATGATAACGGCGCCTACGTGGAAGCGGCAGAGGAGTTCATCTCTGCGACCCGCAGCACCGACGAAGCCTCCCGCAAGTTCCGGGAAGTCCTCGCCATGGTCGAGGACCAGGAAGCGGCACCTATCAAAAACGCCCGCGCCAGGCTCACCGAATGCAAGCAGATCCGTCAGGGTGCCAAAGACATGGAAACCGCCTGCGATGCCATGATCGCCGGTAAAAAGGCCGAAGCACAGCCCCTCCTGGACGGTGCCAGGAATCTCCGCAGGCTGGCTGCAGAATGGAAAAAAGAGCCTTAAGTAAACAACCCGGGCATTACTGGCTCATAAAAGTGTCACGGTATGCCGGTCCCGCCACTCAGTTGCAGGTTGACCATGCCCTGCGCAAGGATCTCGTACTTGATCGAGAGCACAGTGCCGGGCGGAGCACGTTTGACCATGTCTGAGGCGAAGGTGATGTCGAAGCATATTTTGGGATGTGTCATCTCGTACTTGGACATGGTTTCCGGGAAGAGCAGCTTGGCTGCCACCGCGGGAGAGACGCTGAACATGGCTGCGATGGCCGGGAAGCCGGGGTTCTGGGCGAGCATGGCGATCAGTGCGTCGCCGGGCTTTGCCCTGTCCGGGTACTTCGAGGCGAGGCTGGTGAAGTACGGCGTCTGGGTGACCCGCACCAGCGCTTCTTTGATGAACTCGGGGGTCACTACCTCCTGAGAGTAGTTGGATGACAGGAAACTGTATACCTGATCCGAGTTCACGACGAGGGAGAAGACGTCCCGGTAGCCGTCGAATGTCCTCGGCAGCCTGTACATGGACTGCTCATCGTTCTCCATTTTCACTTCGAGCACGTCGCAGATCTGCTTCAGCGCAGGCCTGATCTCTTCGTGGCTCTCAAACCCCGACAGCCGGTCTTTGTGGATATCGTGGATGGTCACGTAGTCGGACTGCGTTGTCAGGTACATGATCAGCTTGATCGCTTGCTCTTGCTTATCGACGGCCATGGTAATAATCAGTGTTTTCTCCTTTGTGATAATAAACATTGTTACGCCGGCAGGCGGCGATGGCTGCGGTGTCGATTGTCGGCCCGAATATAAAGTTTTATTACGGGTGGCGAGAATGGTTGTTCCAATGGCGCGCTATACCATCATCGTCTCCACTGCTGACTTTGCCAGCGTCACTATCCGGGACAGCCTGCTCAAGCTCGGTTTCTGGGAGAAGACCTACTCGGACAGC harbors:
- a CDS encoding transglutaminase domain-containing protein, producing MTDTFGNHYRIYEWSLDGFKGNKQIVVKTEFDVTSTGNPGPETFSDPFPVSTSGMSQYLQSTPLVQSSDSAIISKADELTRGSETQAEAVDRIMNFVRTKIPNQASPGSKDAVWSLNHDYGTCVNRANLALALLRAENIPARYVNGIVSDEQITAPFSISGTTGYATFRWGKELHAWVEVYYPQKGWVPYDPWMNKGFLDHRHVKAGTAIDSDTMDSGTGGVIDTFKTVNVNQGSSGSVQTSITFSGVHDSGQYSARGLSPAPAGALMIGRDMINKATPTPTATPVATATISPTTGPSATVTPIPSGSATPGATPGPDQADSASGTNNSTTTDGGTAGNALPYNITGIIMDDKTGVRISDATVTVDGIPVPIDSAGSFTASVAEGDHTIHISAPGYGNGSLTVKIVDKDVPVVLKTQKAEAVSSGPALFGVQLPGFGLLLALGGILIVGLWRYGRT